Proteins from one Methanobacterium aggregans genomic window:
- a CDS encoding PRC-barrel domain-containing protein, whose translation MKISDELIGKDVLDESGDQIGLVKDVDWDFETNTVKSIILKEAGISAKIGLGDNKIVPYEMIEAIGDKVLIKGRVFKTE comes from the coding sequence ATGAAAATATCAGATGAATTAATTGGTAAAGATGTTTTAGATGAATCTGGAGACCAAATAGGGTTAGTTAAAGATGTGGATTGGGATTTTGAAACCAACACTGTAAAATCAATTATTTTAAAAGAAGCGGGGATATCAGCAAAAATTGGCCTAGGCGATAACAAAATAGTGCCCTATGAAATGATTGAAGCTATTGGCGATAAGGTACTAATTAAAGGCAGAGTTTTCAAGACTGAATAA
- a CDS encoding MFS transporter, protein MNKEKLWTKEFITLSVVNFLIALIFYLLLVTIASYAITRFHTSTGVAGLVSSIFVIGALFGRLGIGRIIDDVENRKILIISIIFFAIPSALYFVATSLPLLIIIRILQGMAFGVATTTIGTIVAQILPANRLGEGLSYFSISIILATAIGPFIGILLTEYADFNAIFIFNLILVIFCFFMSFAVKEPAHKISKPDKIKGAKIFKISNYLEFKAIPISIIALIISFAYSGVLTFISIYAEQINLVNAASFYFIVFSVTVVVSRPFSGRLMDVKGANIVMYPCFFIFAIAMFLFSQANFGLALLLAGALFGLGFGNLQSISQAIAIQVAPPHKLGLATATYYMFYDMGFGVGPYLFGFFIPFLGYRGSYSTMVMVILATIVLYYFLHGRKEKQLITVK, encoded by the coding sequence ATGAATAAGGAAAAATTATGGACAAAAGAGTTTATCACATTATCTGTGGTTAATTTTTTAATTGCTTTGATATTTTATCTATTGTTGGTTACGATAGCTTCTTATGCCATAACTAGATTTCATACTTCAACAGGTGTAGCTGGACTTGTTTCAAGTATCTTTGTTATTGGAGCTTTGTTTGGTCGATTAGGAATTGGACGCATTATTGACGACGTAGAAAATAGGAAAATTTTAATTATCAGTATAATATTCTTTGCCATCCCATCAGCACTATACTTTGTGGCAACCAGTTTACCATTGTTAATCATCATCAGAATTTTACAGGGAATGGCTTTTGGAGTGGCAACCACAACTATAGGAACAATTGTTGCCCAGATTCTTCCTGCCAATAGACTCGGAGAAGGCCTTAGTTATTTTAGTATAAGTATAATATTGGCAACAGCAATAGGCCCTTTTATAGGAATTCTTTTAACGGAGTATGCAGATTTTAACGCGATTTTTATTTTTAATTTAATATTAGTTATCTTCTGTTTTTTCATGTCCTTTGCAGTTAAGGAACCAGCTCATAAGATATCTAAACCAGACAAAATTAAAGGTGCAAAAATCTTTAAAATTTCAAATTACCTTGAATTTAAGGCGATACCCATTTCAATCATTGCATTAATCATTAGTTTTGCTTATTCAGGTGTATTAACTTTTATTTCAATCTATGCTGAGCAGATTAATTTGGTAAATGCTGCAAGTTTCTACTTCATTGTATTCTCAGTTACAGTCGTGGTCTCAAGACCATTCTCAGGTCGTTTAATGGATGTTAAAGGTGCAAATATTGTGATGTATCCTTGCTTTTTCATTTTCGCAATTGCTATGTTCTTATTTAGTCAAGCCAACTTTGGACTTGCTTTATTATTAGCTGGAGCATTGTTTGGGTTAGGTTTTGGTAACCTTCAATCCATTTCCCAGGCAATTGCCATACAAGTAGCTCCACCGCATAAGTTAGGACTGGCAACAGCCACTTATTATATGTTTTATGACATGGGATTTGGAGTAGGACCTTATCTATTCGGATTTTTCATTCCTTTCCTAGGATACCGCGGTTCATATTCAACCATGGTCATGGTGATACTTGCAACCATTGTTCTTTACTATTTTTTACATGGAAGGAAGGAAAAGCAATTAATAACCGTTAAATAG
- a CDS encoding endonuclease/exonuclease/phosphatase family protein, translating into MKLVSLNLRFGGQKRTDSIMDYLIDQNADFLVLGEYQDNKNGQKIKETLKKEGYSYEISEDDLLGVLVASKHPFSLIKRESRLLGIELSDYNLRVLGVYVPTASKDKKFKDAVWQKILQFAQENKDIPCIITGDFNSCTKEDSMNRTHYNAAELEKLLNIGWIDSWTQYKNDDSEGYTWYSNIGNGFRFDYAFLSPKLAKELEIANVNPDSKKREEKMSDHSPLIMEYSL; encoded by the coding sequence ATGAAATTAGTAAGTTTAAATCTACGTTTCGGTGGTCAAAAAAGAACTGATTCCATCATGGATTATTTAATTGATCAGAATGCTGATTTTTTGGTGTTGGGTGAGTACCAGGACAATAAAAACGGACAGAAGATAAAGGAAACCCTCAAAAAGGAAGGTTACTCTTACGAAATTAGTGAAGATGATCTCCTGGGAGTTCTAGTGGCATCAAAACATCCCTTTTCTCTAATTAAAAGGGAAAGCAGATTGCTGGGAATTGAACTTTCAGATTACAATCTAAGGGTTTTAGGTGTTTATGTGCCCACCGCAAGTAAAGATAAAAAATTCAAAGATGCAGTTTGGCAGAAAATTCTTCAATTTGCTCAAGAAAATAAAGATATTCCTTGTATAATCACCGGTGATTTTAACAGTTGCACCAAAGAAGATTCAATGAATAGAACCCACTACAATGCAGCCGAATTAGAAAAACTGCTGAATATTGGCTGGATTGACTCTTGGACCCAATACAAAAATGATGACTCTGAAGGTTATACTTGGTATAGCAATATTGGAAATGGATTCAGATTTGATTATGCTTTCTTATCCCCCAAATTAGCAAAAGAACTTGAAATAGCGAATGTTAATCCTGATTCTAAAAAGAGAGAAGAGAAAATGAGTGATCATTCACCTTTGATAATGGAATATTCATTATGA
- a CDS encoding ABC transporter permease subunit, with amino-acid sequence MINITVKTLGDKKYTILWWSIGVVLLNLVVVLFYPSVSSVPEYNQILQEMPPALLNLFAGNITSFTSPEGYLNSQLFFLLLPFVFLGFNLLLGSESIAREERRGTLDLILSNPVPRWRFVIEKFASITVLNAVLGLAVLSSLVVGAWMVDMDVSAWNLLDVSISLMVLGIFFGALATALSAATGKNELSMGITGAVGVAAYMLNALAPVVDELEPYRELSAFYYYIGNNPIINGLEPWDMVILLVVSGLFLFVGILVFERRDLGI; translated from the coding sequence ATGATTAACATCACAGTTAAAACACTGGGGGACAAGAAGTACACCATACTCTGGTGGAGCATAGGGGTTGTACTCCTTAACCTGGTTGTTGTTCTTTTCTATCCCAGTGTGAGCAGTGTCCCGGAGTACAACCAGATACTTCAGGAAATGCCGCCTGCACTCCTGAACCTCTTTGCAGGTAACATCACAAGCTTCACAAGCCCGGAAGGATACCTGAACAGCCAGCTCTTCTTCCTGCTTCTGCCCTTTGTTTTCCTGGGATTCAACCTCCTACTTGGAAGTGAGAGCATTGCAAGGGAGGAGAGGAGGGGAACACTGGATCTCATCCTCTCAAACCCTGTGCCAAGGTGGAGGTTTGTAATTGAAAAGTTCGCTTCCATAACAGTGCTTAACGCAGTTCTGGGACTTGCAGTCCTTTCAAGTCTCGTGGTGGGGGCATGGATGGTTGACATGGATGTAAGTGCCTGGAACTTGCTTGATGTTTCCATCAGCCTTATGGTTCTTGGAATCTTCTTTGGGGCACTTGCAACAGCACTGAGTGCAGCCACAGGTAAAAATGAGCTGAGCATGGGAATCACAGGGGCGGTGGGTGTTGCAGCCTACATGCTCAACGCCCTTGCACCTGTTGTGGATGAACTCGAACCCTACAGGGAACTTTCAGCATTTTACTACTACATAGGGAACAATCCCATAATCAACGGCCTGGAACCCTGGGATATGGTTATTCTTCTGGTTGTTTCTGGGCTGTTTTTATTTGTGGGTATTCTGGTCTTTGAGAGGAGGGATCTGGGGATCTGA
- a CDS encoding ABC transporter ATP-binding protein, whose product MDLNLEVFEGEVFGYLGPNGAGKTTTIRLFLDFIRPTSGNAEIFGMDSHGEGLKIREKIGYLPGELSIYSHLTGREFLGYMASFRGGADWEFIGELASRLKSDLSKGMGSMSHGNKQKIGLIHAFMHQPELLILDEPTMGLDPLVQQEFYKMVREVKRDGRTVFLSSHIMPEVERICDRVGIIRKGKMVAVEKIVDLKERRLRHLEIHFAEDLTPEAFEGVPGIYDVQVQGKILECSVSGSMDPLIKRISKFEVLNILSHEPSLEEVFLTYYSGDGHD is encoded by the coding sequence TTGGACCTCAACCTGGAAGTCTTTGAGGGTGAAGTCTTCGGCTACCTTGGACCCAACGGTGCAGGTAAAACCACAACCATAAGACTGTTTTTAGATTTCATAAGACCAACCAGTGGTAATGCTGAGATATTTGGCATGGATTCACATGGTGAGGGTCTTAAAATCAGGGAGAAGATTGGTTACCTTCCAGGTGAGCTTTCAATCTACAGCCACCTCACAGGCAGGGAGTTTTTAGGGTACATGGCCAGTTTCAGGGGCGGTGCTGACTGGGAATTCATTGGAGAACTTGCATCGAGACTCAAATCAGACCTCTCCAAAGGGATGGGGTCAATGTCCCATGGGAACAAACAGAAGATAGGTCTTATACATGCCTTCATGCACCAGCCAGAGCTTCTTATCCTTGACGAACCCACAATGGGTTTGGACCCACTTGTACAGCAGGAGTTCTACAAGATGGTCCGTGAGGTTAAAAGGGATGGCAGAACAGTGTTCCTATCATCCCATATAATGCCCGAGGTTGAGAGGATCTGCGACAGGGTCGGAATAATCCGTAAGGGAAAGATGGTGGCAGTTGAGAAGATCGTTGACCTGAAGGAAAGACGGCTGCGGCACCTTGAGATCCACTTCGCTGAGGATCTCACTCCAGAAGCATTTGAGGGTGTTCCTGGAATATATGATGTGCAGGTTCAGGGTAAGATCCTTGAGTGCAGTGTTTCAGGCAGCATGGATCCCCTCATCAAAAGGATTTCAAAGTTCGAGGTACTGAACATCCTATCCCACGAACCCAGCCTTGAGGAGGTATTTCTGACCTACTACAGTGGTGATGGTCATGATTAA
- a CDS encoding VOC family protein: MQKITPFLWFDNQAEEAINFYTSVFEDSKILSVAKYGKEGPGPEGTVMTVNFMIGGQEFVALNGGPQFTFSEAISFVINCENQEEVDYYWDKLSEGGDEQGPGWIKDRYGVSWQVVPVILTEMLSDEDPLKSQRVMAAMMQMMKLDIKTLKDAYKGN, from the coding sequence ATGCAAAAAATAACTCCGTTCTTGTGGTTTGATAACCAAGCAGAAGAGGCTATAAACTTTTACACTTCTGTATTTGAAGACTCAAAAATATTAAGTGTTGCTAAATATGGAAAGGAAGGACCCGGGCCCGAAGGGACAGTCATGACTGTAAATTTCATGATTGGAGGACAGGAATTTGTAGCACTTAATGGTGGGCCGCAATTCACTTTTTCGGAAGCCATATCTTTTGTTATAAACTGCGAAAATCAGGAAGAAGTAGATTATTACTGGGATAAACTATCTGAAGGGGGAGATGAACAGGGACCTGGATGGATAAAAGATAGATATGGAGTTTCATGGCAAGTGGTACCTGTAATATTGACTGAAATGCTCAGTGATGAAGATCCTCTAAAATCTCAAAGAGTGATGGCTGCCATGATGCAGATGATGAAGCTGGACATAAAAACTTTGAAGGATGCTTATAAGGGTAATTAA
- a CDS encoding flavodoxin family protein produces the protein MKTLLVLYSYHHHNTEKIAKVFAKVLDAEIKTPQEIKPDELREYDLIGFGSGIYSAKHDESLLKLADELPRVNNKNVFIFSTAGMTGKSKAYKDHSMLREKLESKGYTIVDEFQCKGFNTNSFLRLFGGMNKGRPNVKDLKNSEEFAVKMIRSQKYNLSIYI, from the coding sequence ATGAAAACTCTTTTGGTTTTGTATTCGTATCATCATCATAATACTGAGAAGATAGCTAAAGTCTTCGCTAAAGTTCTTGATGCAGAAATAAAAACTCCACAGGAAATTAAACCAGACGAACTTCGAGAATACGATTTAATAGGTTTTGGTTCAGGAATTTATAGTGCAAAACATGATGAATCTCTACTTAAACTTGCAGATGAGCTACCAAGAGTGAATAATAAGAATGTATTCATTTTCTCAACTGCAGGAATGACAGGAAAATCCAAAGCTTACAAGGATCACTCTATGCTTAGGGAAAAACTTGAATCAAAAGGTTACACAATTGTTGATGAATTCCAATGTAAAGGTTTTAACACCAATAGCTTTCTCAGGCTCTTTGGGGGGATGAATAAGGGCAGGCCCAATGTCAAAGACCTCAAAAATTCTGAAGAGTTTGCTGTGAAAATGATCAGATCACAAAAATATAATTTGAGTATTTACATTTAA
- a CDS encoding EFR1 family ferrodoxin (N-terminal region resembles flavodoxins. C-terminal ferrodoxin region binds two 4Fe-4S clusters.): MSMENIDMYYFSGTGNTRLVAEKMMEVFRDIGVKTTLQKIEDSETGDVDLSHTIGIGFPVAILSTYSFVWDFINGLPEAHGTEIFMVDTLGGYSGGIVGPLRKILEKKGYKTIGACEIVMPLNIFYIQDSETCKTKVQRGLMKAEEYAHALVEGRARWGRVPVFSDVMKTVSMGGLKLAAWGPHQRYLKFRVERSLCNVCGTCADLCPVGNIKMEEHPVAGDNCQYCMRCVSFCPLGAIPCIMNYRGKTYSAMNHGEMLK, from the coding sequence ATGAGCATGGAAAACATTGATATGTACTACTTCTCAGGCACAGGAAACACAAGACTTGTTGCTGAGAAGATGATGGAAGTTTTCAGGGACATTGGGGTGAAGACCACACTGCAGAAAATAGAAGACTCCGAAACAGGAGATGTGGATTTGAGCCACACCATAGGTATAGGATTTCCAGTTGCAATACTTTCGACCTACAGCTTCGTATGGGACTTCATAAATGGACTTCCAGAAGCCCATGGAACTGAAATATTCATGGTGGACACACTTGGAGGATATTCCGGTGGAATTGTTGGGCCGTTGAGGAAGATCCTTGAGAAGAAGGGCTACAAAACAATTGGGGCCTGTGAGATAGTGATGCCCCTGAATATATTCTACATCCAGGACAGTGAAACCTGCAAGACCAAGGTTCAAAGGGGACTCATGAAGGCTGAAGAATATGCCCATGCACTGGTGGAAGGAAGAGCCAGATGGGGACGTGTCCCTGTGTTTTCTGATGTGATGAAAACAGTTTCAATGGGTGGTTTGAAGCTTGCAGCCTGGGGACCCCACCAGAGGTACCTCAAGTTCAGGGTTGAAAGGTCCCTGTGCAATGTATGTGGGACATGTGCAGATCTATGCCCAGTTGGAAACATAAAAATGGAAGAACATCCAGTTGCTGGGGATAACTGCCAGTACTGTATGCGTTGTGTTTCATTCTGTCCACTGGGAGCAATTCCCTGCATCATGAACTACAGGGGTAAAACATATTCTGCCATGAACCATGGTGAAATGCTTAAATGA
- a CDS encoding PadR family transcriptional regulator, which produces MPRENIAKYIILGLLSIQPLSGYGIKKWVESSISNFWNISYGQIYPTLRKIEAEGLAVKREFKPDKGPRRNQYTITDRGKQEFINWLQKDEAGEYEILLKIFFGAKLSRDENMEKIQRFREKRVEDRERLEKTMEELQKNLDKNEDNLYFLLITSFGIKSYKSQIKWSDEALKLLNHKNGF; this is translated from the coding sequence ATGCCCAGAGAAAACATTGCAAAGTACATAATCCTGGGATTACTATCAATACAACCATTATCTGGTTATGGAATTAAAAAATGGGTTGAATCATCCATCTCAAACTTCTGGAACATCAGCTACGGCCAGATATACCCAACACTCAGGAAGATCGAGGCAGAAGGCCTTGCAGTTAAAAGGGAATTCAAACCAGACAAAGGTCCAAGACGCAACCAGTACACCATAACAGACAGGGGAAAACAGGAATTTATCAACTGGCTCCAGAAGGATGAGGCAGGAGAGTACGAGATACTCCTCAAAATATTCTTCGGAGCCAAACTCTCCAGGGATGAGAACATGGAAAAGATCCAGAGGTTCCGGGAAAAAAGGGTTGAGGATAGAGAAAGACTGGAAAAAACCATGGAAGAACTCCAGAAAAACCTTGATAAAAATGAGGACAACCTTTACTTCCTCCTAATCACATCATTTGGAATAAAATCCTATAAATCACAGATAAAATGGTCTGATGAGGCCCTTAAGCTTTTGAATCATAAAAATGGATTTTAA
- a CDS encoding DUF2098 domain-containing protein, which translates to MEVTDARGKTILKGFYVRYSGTGNVGKVTDLKSDENGTWAKMDTTELWYQGQYLEVIDKARYEKLNHDETPEPEETSDNKEKVNKKLGKNKKIKLDDVDMSSELCDGGG; encoded by the coding sequence ATGGAAGTTACAGATGCACGTGGAAAAACCATTTTAAAGGGATTTTATGTTAGATACTCCGGAACAGGTAATGTTGGAAAAGTCACTGACCTTAAATCTGATGAAAATGGAACATGGGCAAAAATGGACACAACTGAACTCTGGTACCAAGGCCAGTACCTCGAGGTTATTGACAAGGCCCGCTACGAAAAGCTGAACCATGATGAAACTCCAGAACCTGAAGAAACCTCAGACAACAAGGAAAAGGTAAATAAAAAGCTTGGAAAGAATAAAAAGATCAAGCTCGATGATGTGGACATGAGTTCAGAGCTCTGTGATGGTGGAGGATAA
- a CDS encoding PRC-barrel domain-containing protein produces the protein MKVSEFLGKKVLDKNAVELGKVSEMDVEPKKGLMETVIISTGEIAIRKNDLVVTSKDIAEVGDYVILNIDKQTILNRIHESKEEEPARKRINLKKSE, from the coding sequence ATGAAGGTTAGTGAATTTTTGGGCAAAAAAGTTCTGGACAAAAATGCAGTGGAACTTGGAAAAGTTTCTGAAATGGACGTAGAGCCAAAAAAAGGGCTCATGGAAACAGTGATCATATCAACTGGTGAAATTGCCATTAGGAAGAACGATCTTGTGGTAACATCAAAGGACATAGCTGAAGTAGGCGACTATGTGATCTTAAACATTGATAAACAAACCATACTAAACAGAATTCATGAATCAAAAGAGGAAGAACCTGCAAGGAAAAGAATTAACCTCAAAAAATCAGAATAA
- a CDS encoding site-2 protease family protein, producing MKYSLKLFTVFGIPIELHISFLILMLLIYAVAALNLFPGINLLMAVLITLVFVTVVIHELSHSYVAQRYGVKIERIILLPIGGVSAMEEIPKDPGQEFRIAIAGPATNFVIAGICYVLVFLGASYLSKDISAAVY from the coding sequence GTGAAGTACTCCCTGAAACTCTTCACAGTATTTGGAATACCCATTGAACTTCATATTTCCTTTCTAATTTTAATGCTGCTCATCTATGCAGTGGCAGCTTTAAACCTTTTTCCAGGAATAAATCTTTTGATGGCTGTTTTAATAACCCTAGTTTTTGTAACTGTGGTTATACATGAATTAAGCCATTCATACGTTGCCCAGAGATATGGGGTTAAAATTGAAAGGATAATTCTGCTTCCAATTGGAGGAGTATCTGCAATGGAGGAGATACCCAAAGATCCGGGGCAGGAATTCCGGATAGCAATTGCAGGTCCTGCAACCAACTTCGTGATAGCAGGAATATGTTACGTACTGGTTTTTCTTGGAGCTTCCTACCTATCAAAGGATATTTCAGCTGCAGTTTACTAG
- a CDS encoding CBS domain-containing protein, protein MILGGFNLLPAFPMDGGRVLRAYLAGRMSYVKATRLAANIGKQLAIIMAILGIFYNIFLVLIAIFIYIGAEQEYRSIMVSTLLEGVLVGDIMTPEVETVHPETTAQEVLNLMFQKKHMGYPVMEDETLVGILTFHDISEIPPNMRNSPIKTYMTESIISTHPEEPVVDALEKLNRKQIGRLPVLSEGVLVGIISKTDIVRAIEIMNLKIGE, encoded by the coding sequence CTGATACTTGGAGGTTTCAATCTGCTTCCTGCCTTTCCAATGGATGGTGGAAGGGTTTTGAGGGCTTACCTTGCAGGGAGGATGAGTTACGTCAAGGCCACCAGACTTGCAGCCAACATTGGAAAACAGCTTGCAATCATCATGGCAATACTCGGGATATTCTACAACATATTCCTTGTTTTAATAGCTATCTTCATCTACATAGGAGCTGAGCAGGAGTACAGATCCATCATGGTATCCACCCTACTTGAGGGAGTACTGGTGGGTGACATCATGACCCCTGAAGTTGAAACTGTGCACCCCGAAACCACTGCTCAGGAAGTTTTAAACCTCATGTTCCAAAAAAAACATATGGGATACCCGGTTATGGAAGATGAAACACTTGTAGGTATTCTAACCTTCCATGATATCTCAGAGATACCTCCAAATATGAGGAACAGTCCTATTAAGACTTACATGACAGAAAGTATCATTTCAACCCATCCTGAGGAGCCTGTGGTTGATGCCCTTGAAAAACTCAACAGAAAACAGATTGGAAGGCTGCCTGTTCTAAGTGAAGGTGTTCTTGTTGGAATAATTTCAAAAACAGATATTGTAAGGGCGATTGAGATTATGAACCTTAAAATTGGAGAATAA
- a CDS encoding tRNA uridine(34) 5-carboxymethylaminomethyl modification radical SAM/GNAT enzyme Elp3, producing the protein MEDACRFIVNEILSGRIQTKEELEKAKHRACRDFKLPKFMSNSMILGSATFEERKKIAPLVKKKPTRTISGVAVVAVMCQPHKCPHGRCLYCPESEKAPPSYTGEEPAALRARMFDFHPYRQTYNRLLQLESIGHPLDKVELIVMGGTFPSRALCYQEWFITGCLRAMNDFGIKNPEEKLKLQSEKYMDVPGDFKYLKDVQHLNEQSKIRCVGMTFETRPDYCKIPDVDRMLNMGVTRVELGVQTVYNFIYKRIERGHNVQDVVDSTQILRDSGIKVAMHLMPGLFSDPERDMRIFHRVFEDDRFKPDMLKIYPCLVTEGSKLYELWEKGEYHPYTTEEAVDLIADVKKILPKWVRTMRIQRDIPSPLIEAGVKKSNLGELVYNRLKEHDTNCKCIRCREVGHRAGEGIFPNSDNIRLLREDYTAGEGLEVFLSFEDVKSDILIGFLRLRIPSEKAHRVEVDDRTALVRELHVYGSMVPLGQRETERWQHRGYGEELLAEAESIAYEEYNKTKLLVISGIGARNYYRKFGYKREGPYMAKELKD; encoded by the coding sequence ATGGAAGATGCCTGCAGGTTCATAGTCAACGAAATATTATCTGGAAGAATACAAACCAAGGAAGAGCTTGAAAAGGCCAAACACAGGGCCTGTCGTGATTTCAAGCTCCCCAAGTTCATGAGTAACTCCATGATACTTGGAAGTGCAACCTTTGAGGAGAGGAAGAAAATAGCACCCCTTGTGAAGAAGAAACCAACCCGAACAATTTCAGGTGTGGCTGTGGTTGCTGTGATGTGCCAGCCCCACAAGTGCCCCCATGGAAGATGTCTCTACTGCCCGGAAAGCGAAAAGGCACCCCCAAGCTACACTGGAGAAGAACCTGCAGCTTTAAGGGCACGTATGTTCGACTTCCATCCCTACAGGCAGACCTACAACAGGCTGCTTCAGCTTGAAAGTATAGGTCATCCCCTTGATAAGGTTGAACTCATAGTGATGGGCGGAACCTTCCCATCAAGGGCACTCTGCTACCAGGAATGGTTCATAACAGGATGCCTCAGGGCAATGAACGATTTTGGGATAAAAAATCCTGAGGAGAAGTTGAAACTTCAGTCTGAGAAGTACATGGATGTTCCAGGAGACTTCAAATATCTTAAGGATGTTCAGCACCTCAACGAACAATCTAAAATCAGATGCGTTGGAATGACCTTTGAAACACGTCCAGATTACTGTAAGATACCTGATGTTGATCGTATGCTTAATATGGGTGTTACAAGGGTTGAACTGGGTGTTCAAACAGTGTACAACTTCATATACAAACGAATAGAAAGGGGACATAATGTTCAGGATGTTGTTGACTCCACACAGATACTCAGGGACTCAGGGATCAAAGTGGCAATGCACCTCATGCCTGGATTGTTTTCAGACCCTGAAAGGGATATGAGAATATTTCACCGTGTCTTTGAGGATGATAGATTTAAACCTGACATGCTCAAGATATATCCCTGCCTTGTGACTGAAGGCTCAAAGTTGTATGAACTCTGGGAGAAGGGAGAGTATCATCCCTACACAACAGAGGAAGCTGTTGATTTAATTGCAGATGTTAAGAAGATACTTCCAAAGTGGGTTCGGACCATGCGTATTCAGAGGGATATTCCATCACCCCTCATAGAGGCAGGTGTTAAAAAATCAAACCTTGGAGAACTTGTTTACAACAGATTAAAAGAACATGATACCAACTGTAAATGTATAAGGTGCAGGGAAGTTGGTCACAGGGCAGGAGAGGGAATCTTCCCAAATTCAGATAACATCAGGCTTCTTCGTGAGGATTACACTGCAGGTGAGGGACTGGAAGTATTCCTTTCCTTTGAGGATGTGAAATCGGATATTTTAATAGGATTTTTAAGGCTCAGAATACCATCAGAGAAAGCCCACAGAGTTGAAGTTGATGATAGAACTGCACTGGTACGTGAACTTCATGTTTATGGTTCAATGGTACCACTTGGCCAGAGAGAAACTGAAAGATGGCAGCACAGAGGTTATGGAGAGGAACTTCTCGCAGAGGCAGAGAGCATTGCATATGAAGAGTACAATAAAACCAAGCTCCTGGTTATAAGTGGTATAGGGGCACGTAACTATTACAGGAAATTTGGATACAAAAGGGAAGGTCCCTACATGGCCAAAGAACTGAAAGATTAG
- the deoC gene encoding deoxyribose-phosphate aldolase, with product MIFPEELAKMIDHTNVKPDARVKDIEKLCMEAIDYDFSSACVTPSNTALASRFLKKSDVGVCVVVGFPFGTPKSETKTFETIIAIEEGATDIDMVMNIGAMKSGLTDLVGKDIGSVVDAAEDTPVKVIIETALLTDAEKVAACEISREAGAKFVKTSTGVGYSGANIHDVELMRKTVGESMEVKASGGIRDLETALNMIDAGASKIGTSTGVGIMEEILKEG from the coding sequence ATGATATTTCCTGAAGAACTTGCAAAAATGATAGACCACACAAATGTGAAGCCTGATGCAAGGGTAAAAGATATAGAAAAGCTCTGTATGGAAGCAATTGATTATGATTTTTCCAGTGCATGCGTAACGCCATCAAACACTGCCCTTGCAAGTCGTTTTCTTAAAAAAAGTGATGTTGGAGTTTGTGTTGTTGTTGGTTTTCCATTTGGAACTCCAAAATCTGAAACAAAAACCTTTGAAACCATAATTGCTATTGAGGAGGGTGCAACAGATATAGACATGGTTATGAACATCGGTGCCATGAAATCAGGTTTGACAGATCTCGTTGGGAAGGACATTGGATCCGTTGTGGACGCTGCAGAGGATACACCAGTTAAGGTCATCATTGAAACAGCCCTGCTCACAGATGCCGAGAAGGTGGCTGCCTGTGAAATTTCAAGGGAAGCTGGGGCAAAATTCGTTAAAACCTCCACTGGAGTGGGATATTCCGGTGCCAACATCCATGATGTGGAGCTCATGAGAAAAACTGTTGGGGAAAGTATGGAAGTGAAGGCATCTGGAGGAATAAGGGACCTTGAAACAGCTTTGAACATGATAGATGCTGGTGCATCTAAAATAGGAACCTCAACTGGTGTTGGAATAATGGAAGAAATCCTGAAGGAAGGCTGA